The Salvia splendens isolate huo1 chromosome 21, SspV2, whole genome shotgun sequence genome includes a window with the following:
- the LOC121783904 gene encoding protein STRICTOSIDINE SYNTHASE-LIKE 5-like, translating to MASIVPYAIAATAILAAALLYRLETFEAVALPEHELARMAAPPLVVPNRNDKLLRGSERIGEGKLVGPEDIAYDPKTGLIYTGGDDGWISKVAFKDSAAESVAEKWVNTGGRPLGIVHGAHGEVVVADAYKGLLNISKDGVIQLLTDEAEGLKFKLTDAVDIGPDGTLYFTDASSKYSIEHAFLDMMDGRPHGRFLSYDPSTKQTTVLLKDLYFANGVALSHDQTFVIVCETAMLRCKKYYIQGPQAGSVEMFVENLPGLPDNIRYDGHGLYWIALGADPGLLRMLQKYPWIRKTIAMLDKYVGRPKTEKNGGSVAVDLEGKVVAHYYDAEVSYVTSCNKIAQYLYCGSLISSYITRLDLTRYPTTATATPST from the exons ATGGCAAGCATAGTCCCGTACGCGATCGCCGCGACAGCGATTTTAGCGGCGGCGCTCCTCTACCGCCTGGAGACGTTCGAGGCGGTGGCGCTTCCAGAGCACGAGCTGGCTCGGATGGCAGCGCCGCCGCTGGTGGTGCCGAATCGAAACGACAAACTGCTGCGCGGTTCAGAGAGGATCGGAGAGGGAAAGCTGGTGGGCCCCGAGGATATTGCGTATGACCCCAAAACCGGCCTCATCTACACCGGCGGCGACGACGGGTGGATCAGCAAGGTGGCTTTCAAGGACTCCGCCGCTGAGTCAGTGGCTGAGAAGTGGGTCAACACTGGCGGCAGGCCGCTCGGGATCGTCCATGGGGCCCACGGTGAAGTGGTCGTCGCTGATGCTTACAAG GGGCTACTAAACATAAGCAAAGATGGTGTAATACAATTGTTAACCGATGAGGCCGAAGGTCTCAAATTCAAGCTTACCGATGCTGTCGATATCGGCCCTGATGGTACGCTCTACTTCACCGATGCCTCCTCCAAATACAGCATCGAACACGCTTTCCTCGACATGATGGACGGCAGACCCCACGGCAGATTCTTGAGCTACGATCCATCAACAAAGCAAACAACAGTTCTCTTGAAAGACCTCTACTTCGCTAACGGCGTCGCCCTCTCCCATGATCAAACTTTCGTCATCGTCTGCGAAACTGCAAT GTTGAGGTGCAAGAAGTACTACATTCAAGGCCCCCAGGCAGGGTCAGTTGAAATGTTCGTTGAGAATCTGCCCGGGCTGCCTGACAACATCCGATACGACGGCCACGGCCTCTATTGGATTGCACTTGGCGcg GATCCGGGTTTATTGAGGATGCTACAGAAGTATCCGTGGATTCGGAAGACGATCGCGATGCTAGACAAGTACGTAGGGCGGCCTAAGACGGAGAAAAACGGAGGGAGTGTTGCGGTTGATTTGGAGGGAAAAGTGGTTGCACATTACTATGATGCAGAGGTTTCATATGTTACAAGCTGCAACAAGATTGCTCAATATTTGTATTGTGGTTCATTGATCTCTTCCTACATTACTCGACTCGACCTGACTCGATATCCCACCACTGCCACTGCCACTCCGTCGACGTGA